A segment of the Lelliottia amnigena genome:
AGTAGGTTGAACTTGGGTGTTGGATCATTAATTCATTGAGATCGATACGCTGCTCGACATAATCCGCTGCCGGGGCTGGGAAACCCACATTGCACTAAGTCGCTGAAAAGCGGGATGGCAATGACTTCACGTAACTCTGCTGGTCTGTACAACTTCATAATGCACGCCTCGATACTGTTTTTATATACAGTAGTTGAATGGAAAATTCTGATCAAGGTGCACTGTGAAGCCGGCTGATTAATGCTTAAGCTGTTTGCTCGTAACCTTCTCTTGCATCGACAAATATGTTTTTGTAAATTTTTCCGCCCGCCTAAAGTTCGGCGCCATCCGGCTTTCCTGCCGGGAATTTTTTGTACAGTGTGCAGACCGCTACGTCGTAAATTAAAGCGACTTGCTTACGGTCGATGCCGTTAGCAACGAGTCGTCCAGCTTGTGCCCATTGCTCCGGGGAGAGTTTTGGACGCCTGCCACCTATCCGCCCATTTTCGCGCGCTGCTGCTAATCCTGCCCGGGTGCGTTCAACAATCAACCTCTCTTTCCATTTCCGCCAGTGCTGACATGATGTGAAATATGAATCGGCCCATCGGGCTGGAAGTGTCGATGCTGTCAGTGAGGCTACGGAAATGAATTCCGCGCTGCCGCAATTCGTCTACCAAAAGTACAAGATTCCACATACTTCGGCCCAGTCGATCCAGCTTCCAGACCACCAGTGTATCGCCCTCGTTTAACGTCCGAAGCAGCTTTTTTATTACTGGGCGATTAGCCACCGTCCCGCTCATTTTTTCTTTCGAATATCTGGGTCGGCATCCTGCCCGTTCAAGTGCCTGCCGCTGCAGATCGGTATTTTTGGTCATTAGTTGACACCCTTTACATAGCCAATTAGCATGTTTTTCAATCGCCTTTAATCATCGAAAAATTGAGGATTGATTATCAGCTACACGGCTAAAAATGATTATATAAAACGTCGGTTTGGGAGACAGCGCGACGAAGACCGTCGGAACCGCTACAGGGAACGTTATGCAAGTGGGGGCTTTCGGGCTGGGAGTTCAAAATACTCAGTATATGGATTCGACTGGGAATTCGGTTTCATCCTTACTTTCAATACAGGGTG
Coding sequences within it:
- the hin gene encoding Site-specific recombinases, DNA invertase Pin homologs, with product MTKNTDLQRQALERAGCRPRYSKEKMSGTVANRPVIKKLLRTLNEGDTLVVWKLDRLGRSMWNLVLLVDELRQRGIHFRSLTDSIDTSSPMGRFIFHIMSALAEMEREVDC